A window of Cygnus atratus isolate AKBS03 ecotype Queensland, Australia chromosome 24, CAtr_DNAZoo_HiC_assembly, whole genome shotgun sequence contains these coding sequences:
- the ADORA1 gene encoding adenosine receptor A1, producing the protein MAHPVSAFQAAYISIEVLIALVSVPGNILVIWAVKMNQALRDATFCFIVSLAVADVAVGALVIPLAIIINIGPQTEFYSCLMVACPVLILTESSILALLAIAVDRYLRVKIPVRYKSVVTPRRAAVAIACCWIVSFLVGLTPMFGWNNLNKMRRTHELNASHSEFVIKCQFETVISMEYMVYFNFFVWVLPPLLLMLLIYLEVFNLIRKQLNKKVSSSSNDPQKYYGKELKIAKSLALVLFLFALSWLPLHVLNCITLFCPSCETPHILTYIAIFLTHGNSAMNPIVYAFRIKKFRTAFLQIWNQYFCCKTTKNDSNTIAETVN; encoded by the exons ATGGCACACCCCGTCTCGGCTTTCCAGGCTGCCTACATCTCCATCGAAGTCCTCATCGCCTTGGTGTCCGTGCCAGGGAATATCCTGGTCATCTGGGCTGTGAAGATGAACCAGGCGCTGCGGGACGCCACTTTCTGCTTCATCGTCTCGCTGGCGGTGGCTGACGTGGCCGTGGGGGCTCTGGTCATCCCCCTGGCCATCATCATCAACATCGGACCGCAGACGGAGTTTTACAGCTGCCTCATGGTGGCCTGTCCCGTCCTCATCCTCACTGAGAGCTCCATCCTGGCGCTCCTGGCCATCGCCGTGGATCGGTACCTGCGGGTGAAGATCCCTGTCAG GTACAAGAGCGTGGTGACACCCCGGAGGGCAGCAGTGGCCATTGCTTGCTGTTGGATAGTCTCCTTCCTGGTGGGACTCACCCCAATGTTTGGCTGGAACAACCTGAACAAGATGAGGAGGACTCACGAGCTGAACGCCAGCCACTCGGAGTTTGTCATCAAGTGCCAGTTCGAGACGGTCATCAGCATGGAGTACATGGTGTACTTCAACTTCTTTGTCTGGGTcctgcctcccctgctgctgatgctgctcaTCTACCTGGAAGTCTTCAACCTCATCCGCAAGCAGCTCAACAAGAAGGTCTCCTCCAGCTCCAACGACCCCCAGAAGTATTACGGGAAGGAGCTGAAGATCGCCAAGTCCTTAGCACTGGTCCTCTTCCTCTTTGCTCTCAGCTGGCTCCCTCTGCACGTCCTCAACTGCATCACCTTGTTCTGCCCATCCTGCGAGACGCCGCACATCCTCACCTACATCGCCATCTTCCTCACCCACGGCAACTCGGCCATGAACCCCATCGTTTACGCTTTCAGGATCAAGAAGTTCCGGACAGCCTTCCTGCAGATCTGGAACCAGTACTTCTGCTGCAAAACCACCAAAAATGACAGCAACACCATAGCTGAGACAGTCAACTag